A window of Streptomyces armeniacus contains these coding sequences:
- a CDS encoding PHP domain-containing protein, with translation MRIDLHTHSSASDGTDTPGELVRNAAAAGLDVVALTDHDTVAGHDEAVRALPSGLTLVTGAELSCRYDGISLHMLAYLFDPDEPELARERELVRDDRLPRARGMVGKLRELGVPITWERVERIASNGAVGRPHIATAMVELGVVDTVSDAFTSEWIANDGRAYVEKHELDPFTAVRLIKGAGGVAVFAHPLAVKRGQCVPEPVLAELAAAGLDGLEADHMDHEPATRARLHGIAADLGLLATGSSDYHGTRKTVALGEHTTAPEVYAEIAARATGAKPVKG, from the coding sequence GTGCGCATCGACCTGCACACCCACTCCTCCGCGTCGGACGGCACGGACACCCCCGGCGAACTCGTACGCAACGCGGCCGCCGCCGGGCTGGACGTCGTCGCGCTCACCGACCACGACACGGTCGCGGGCCACGACGAGGCCGTACGCGCACTGCCCTCCGGGCTCACCCTGGTCACCGGCGCCGAACTGTCCTGCCGTTACGACGGCATCAGCCTGCACATGCTCGCGTACCTCTTCGACCCCGACGAGCCCGAGCTGGCCCGCGAGCGCGAGCTCGTACGGGACGACCGGCTGCCGCGTGCGCGCGGAATGGTCGGGAAGCTGCGGGAGCTGGGCGTGCCGATCACCTGGGAGCGCGTCGAGCGGATCGCCTCCAACGGCGCCGTGGGCAGGCCGCACATCGCGACGGCGATGGTCGAACTGGGCGTCGTGGACACCGTTTCGGACGCCTTCACCAGCGAGTGGATCGCCAACGACGGGCGCGCGTACGTCGAGAAGCACGAGCTCGACCCGTTCACCGCCGTCCGGCTGATCAAGGGCGCGGGCGGCGTCGCCGTCTTCGCGCACCCGCTCGCCGTCAAGCGCGGCCAGTGCGTCCCCGAGCCGGTCCTCGCCGAGCTGGCCGCCGCGGGCCTCGACGGCCTGGAGGCGGACCACATGGACCACGAACCGGCCACCCGCGCACGGCTGCACGGCATCGCCGCCGACCTCGGACTGCTCGCCACCGGCTCCAGCGACTACCACGGCACCCGCAAGACCGTCGCGCTCGGCGAGCACACCACGGCGCCGGAGGTCTACGCGGAGATCGCGGCACGCGCGACGGGCGCGAAGCCCGTCAAGGGCTGA
- a CDS encoding bifunctional serine/threonine-protein kinase/ABC transporter substrate-binding protein, with amino-acid sequence MKPLRPGDPAAIGGRVLLGRLGAGGMGVVYLARSAGGALVALKVIRAEYAADPAFRARFRRETEAAARLSGRWLVPVTAADPHVSAPWLATAYVPGLSLAEAVDGHGALPEDTVRVLGVRLAEALAGVHAEGLVHRDVKPGNVLLALDGPRLIDFGIARADGVTALTASDLVIGSPGFLAPEQAQARAGKVGPPSDVFSLGCVLAYAATGRLPFGAGTVAGALFRTVHEEPELDGAPPALLPLLRDCLTKVPEHRPGTAAVREALAYGQPDGPADGWLPVPLPGIIAERAAEVLALPDPVPAPPAAPAPAAPAAPSARRPSRRAVLGLGATVAVAAGGGLAAVRVAGSRGGAGGAVPRYTIGLHADLSGESSALGRAQERGARLAVARFNAAGDRPFTLELAVRDDRGEASRAARVADRLGADREVVAVLGPTGAGGIEAVAARYEKSLLPMVSVSSPAAELNDERLRQGGAVQLRADEDSASGFLQYLGSVERSEHTVLVDDRAATGDGDWGLAERIEQFPPAGGRVSSRPVPADSEDFGPVAEAVRASGAQAVVFVGASPRRAALCARALDRAGFDGVRMAPEPVLRPELPADGGRARLPFLAEAGDAAQGWVCVTTYADATRLPAARDFARDYAEAFPSPPALGPTAPFALETYDALLLVASALRRPADGGPERGSTVRRLRSARRKGLARPLGFDPGTGRFDPEPGIFLYRVDRGAAVFLGNLDEAEPPGNRKQG; translated from the coding sequence CTTCCGGCGCGAGACCGAGGCCGCCGCGCGGCTCTCCGGCCGCTGGCTGGTGCCCGTCACGGCCGCCGATCCGCACGTCTCCGCGCCCTGGCTGGCCACCGCCTACGTACCCGGACTCTCGCTCGCGGAGGCCGTGGACGGGCACGGCGCGCTCCCCGAGGACACGGTGCGCGTGCTGGGCGTACGGCTGGCCGAGGCGCTCGCAGGCGTGCACGCGGAGGGCCTCGTCCACCGCGACGTCAAACCCGGCAACGTGCTGCTCGCCCTGGACGGACCGCGGCTGATCGACTTCGGCATCGCCCGCGCCGACGGTGTCACCGCGCTCACCGCGAGCGACCTGGTGATCGGCTCACCGGGGTTCCTCGCACCCGAGCAGGCGCAGGCGCGTGCCGGCAAAGTCGGCCCGCCCAGCGACGTGTTCTCGCTGGGCTGCGTGCTGGCGTACGCGGCGACCGGCCGGCTCCCGTTCGGTGCGGGCACGGTGGCCGGCGCCCTGTTCCGTACGGTCCACGAGGAGCCCGAGCTGGACGGTGCACCCCCGGCGCTCCTTCCGCTGCTGCGCGACTGCCTCACCAAGGTGCCGGAGCACAGGCCCGGCACCGCGGCCGTACGGGAGGCCCTGGCGTACGGGCAGCCGGACGGGCCTGCGGACGGCTGGCTGCCGGTGCCCCTGCCCGGGATCATCGCGGAGCGCGCCGCGGAAGTGCTTGCGCTGCCCGACCCCGTTCCGGCGCCGCCCGCCGCGCCGGCCCCGGCGGCCCCGGCGGCCCCGTCAGCCCGCCGCCCGTCCCGGCGTGCCGTGCTGGGCCTCGGCGCGACGGTGGCGGTCGCGGCCGGGGGCGGGCTGGCCGCCGTACGTGTCGCCGGCTCCCGCGGCGGAGCCGGGGGCGCGGTGCCGCGCTACACCATCGGCCTGCACGCCGACCTGTCCGGCGAGTCGAGCGCGCTGGGGCGGGCCCAGGAGCGGGGCGCCCGGCTCGCGGTGGCGCGCTTCAACGCCGCCGGCGACCGCCCGTTCACGCTGGAGCTCGCCGTCCGCGACGACCGGGGCGAGGCCTCGCGCGCCGCCCGGGTGGCGGACCGGCTGGGCGCGGACCGAGAGGTTGTCGCCGTCCTGGGCCCCACGGGTGCGGGGGGCATCGAGGCCGTCGCCGCGCGGTATGAGAAGTCGCTGCTGCCGATGGTGTCCGTCTCCTCGCCCGCCGCGGAGCTCAACGACGAACGGCTGCGGCAGGGCGGCGCCGTCCAGCTCCGCGCCGATGAGGACTCCGCGTCCGGCTTCCTGCAGTACCTCGGCTCCGTCGAACGCAGCGAGCACACCGTCCTCGTCGACGACCGCGCCGCCACCGGCGACGGGGACTGGGGCCTGGCCGAGCGGATCGAGCAGTTCCCGCCCGCCGGAGGCCGCGTCAGCAGCCGCCCCGTCCCGGCGGACAGCGAGGACTTCGGCCCCGTGGCCGAGGCCGTACGGGCCTCCGGCGCGCAGGCGGTGGTCTTCGTCGGCGCCTCACCGCGCCGGGCGGCGCTGTGCGCGCGCGCCCTGGACAGGGCGGGCTTCGACGGCGTACGGATGGCGCCCGAACCGGTCCTGCGGCCCGAACTCCCCGCCGACGGCGGGCGGGCCCGCCTCCCGTTCCTGGCGGAAGCGGGGGACGCGGCGCAGGGGTGGGTGTGCGTGACGACGTACGCCGACGCGACGCGTCTGCCCGCCGCGCGGGACTTCGCCCGCGACTACGCCGAGGCGTTCCCCTCGCCGCCCGCCCTCGGACCCACCGCACCGTTCGCCCTCGAGACGTACGACGCCCTCCTCCTCGTCGCGTCCGCCCTGCGCCGCCCGGCCGACGGCGGCCCGGAACGCGGCTCGACGGTGAGGCGGCTGCGTTCGGCGCGGCGCAAAGGGCTCGCCAGGCCGCTCGGGTTCGACCCGGGGACGGGGCGCTTCGACCCGGAACCCGGCATCTTCCTCTACCGGGTGGACCGGGGCGCGGCCGTCTTCCTGGGGAACCTCGACGAGGCGGAGCCGCCCGGCAACCGGAAGCAGGGATGA